The Salvia splendens isolate huo1 chromosome 21, SspV2, whole genome shotgun sequence genome includes a window with the following:
- the LOC121783192 gene encoding uncharacterized protein LOC121783192: protein MAIEVGIFSAVSLKLPTTNYKPFSPPFPLHNLKKRSHGFRVSANLGGGGEPGEGEVKKGGKKKFITKEQEPDQYWQTAGEREGENPMKTPLPYIIIFGMSTPFVILAIAFANGWIKAPIR from the exons ATGGCAATAGAAGTAGGCATTTTCTCTGCTGTCAGCTTGAAGCTCCCAACTACAAATTACAAGCCATTTTCTCCTCCTTTTCCTCTTCACAATCTCAAGAAAAGGAGCCATGGTTTCAGAGTTTCTGCAAATTTAGGTGGTGGAGGAGAGCCTGGAGAGGGAGAGGTCAAGAAAGGAGGGAAGAAGAAGTTCATCACCAAGGAGCAAGAACCAGACCA GTATTGGCAAACAGCAGGTGAGAGAGAAGGGGAGAATCCCATGAAGACACCACTCCCTTACATAATCATCTTTGGTATGTCAACCCCTTTTGTTATTTTAGCCATTGCTTTTGCCAATGGCTGGATTAAGGCTCCTATCAGATGA
- the LOC121784131 gene encoding uncharacterized protein LOC121784131, with product MACCLYFLQCSRAWLALLVPICAVLSSSSHGYFLIPIIFIFLFTFSQRKPQFHQEKHQPTLQEEEREQEVVLMGSQDLYSESESMEQFSSSEDHSSDMERRLDCSDGSISDEESLIEIEIPSGQFVWNENDVKCCKEFHKDFWGEMNEFNEEDDNLIEIDIKMGFIKC from the coding sequence ATGGCTTGTTGTCTCTATTTTTTGCAATGCTCAAGAGCCTGGTTAGCACTTCTTGTTCCAATATGTGCAGTGTTATCATCATCTAGCCATGGATATTTCTTGATCCCAATCATCTTCATCTTTCTCTTCACATTCTCCCAAAGAAAACCCCAATTCCATCAAGAAAAGCACCAGCCTACATTGCAAGAAGAGGAGAGGGAGCAAGAGGTGGTGTTGATGGGATCACAAGATTTGTACTCAGAGAGTGAGAGCATGGAACAGTTCTCATCAAGTGAAGATCACTCATCTGATATGGAGCGGAGGTTGGACTGCTCGGACGGATCGATATCGGACGAGGAGAGCCTCATTGAGATAGAAATCCCAAGTGGGCAGTTTGTGTGGAATGAAAATGATGTCAAGTGCTGCAAAGAGTTTCATAAGGATTTCTGGGGAGAGATGAATGAGTTCAATGAGGAGGATGATAACTTGATTGAGATTGACATCAAGATGGGATTCATCAAGTGTTGA